In bacterium, the genomic window CAGGTCCTGGACCGACCTGGCCGTCCTGTCGTCCAGGTTTCCGGTAGGCTCATCGGCAAGGACCGTAGATGGGCTGTTGACGAGGGCCCTTGCCACCGCCGCCCTTTGCTGCTCCCCTCCCGAAAGTTCCCCGGGGCGGTGGTCCATCCTCTCGGCGAGACCCACCTGTTCGAGGAGTCCGGCTGCGCGGCCCTGAACGGACTGCGGATCCCGCCCCGCGATGATCCCCGGCATCATGACGTTTTCCAGACAGGTGAACTCGGAAAGAAGGTAGTGCATCTGAAAAACGAACCCCACCTTCCGGTTGCGGAAAGCCGCCAGAGCGGGTTCTGAAAGTCTGAAAATGTCCTGGCCCTCGTAAAGGACGCTGCCGGAGGTGGGACGGTCCAGCCCGCCGGCCAGGTGAAGGAGGGTGCTCTTCCCGGCCCCGGAAGCGCCGAGGATCCCGACCACCTCTCCCTTTTCGAGGGCAAGGTCCACCTCCCTGAGGACCTCGATCTTTTTCCCACCCTTGGTGAAGGTCTTGGTGAGGCCCTTCGTCTCGAAAACCACCTGGTTCCGTAGGTCACTCATACCTGAGGATCTCCACGGGGTTGAGAAGGGAGGCCCGCCTTGCCGGATAGACAGTGGCCACGAAGGACACGGTGACCGCTGCCAGGCAGATAGCCAGGATATCCAGGATCTGGACCTTGACCGGGAGGGTCGTGACGTAATAAACGCTGGCGGGCAGTTCCACGAACTGGTAGTTGGCCAGGACGTAGCAAAGTACGAGCCCCATGGCCAGTCCCAGGACTGTGCCTCCCAGGCCGATAATGAGCCCTTCCAGCATGAAGATGCGCCCGATGTTCTTCCTCGTAGCCCCCATGGCCTTGAGAATGGCGATCTCCCTGCCCTTCTCCATGACCACCAGGATCAGCGTACCGATGATGTTGAACGCGGCTACCACGATAATGAGGGTCAGGATGATGAACATGGTGATCTTCTCGAGCTTCAAAGCGGAAAACAGATTCTGGTTCATCTCCCGCCAGTCGCGGACCCAGTAGGAGTACCCCACCGTTTTCTGAATCCGATCGGAGATCTCATGGGTCATGTAGATATCGTCTGTTTTTACAGCGATCCCGCTCACCGACTCGCCCATGTCGAAGAAGGAGCGGGCCGCCCCAAGGGTCACCAGTACCAGGCCCGTATCATATTCGTACATCCCGGTGTCGAAAATCCCGCGCACGGTGAACCTTTCCATGAGGGGCACCATCCCGAATGGGGAAGAGATCTCCGACGGGGAGACCAGGGTCACGGTATCCCCGGCCTTGAGCCCGTGCTGTCGGGCGAGCTCCACGCCGATGGCGATCCCGTCATCGGTAAGCTCGGCCATGGATCCCCGGATCATGTCAGCGGCCAGTTCAGTGACCTGGGCCTCTAAAGCGGGGTCGATCCCCCGCACGACGACCCCGGTCACGGCTCCCTCCACCTTGAGCAGGGATTGACCCATGACATAGGGAGCCGCGGCCACGACCCCTTCCTGCTCCAGGATCTCGGCCATGACCTTGTCTACCCGGGAGATCCCGTCCACACCGGTGACCAGGATATGGGAGGTGGTCCCCAGGATCCGGTCCTGCATGTAGGAGGAGAACCCCGTCATGACGGCGATGACCGTGATAAGCGCCGCTACCCCGACCATGACGCCCAGGACCGAGATCACGGTGATCACGGACACGAAGGCGTTGCTCTTGCGGGAACGCAGGTGGCGCATGGCCACCATCCACTCAAAAGAT contains:
- a CDS encoding ABC transporter ATP-binding protein yields the protein MSDLRNQVVFETKGLTKTFTKGGKKIEVLREVDLALEKGEVVGILGASGAGKSTLLHLAGGLDRPTSGSVLYEGQDIFRLSEPALAAFRNRKVGFVFQMHYLLSEFTCLENVMMPGIIAGRDPQSVQGRAAGLLEQVGLAERMDHRPGELSGGEQQRAAVARALVNSPSTVLADEPTGNLDDRTARSVQDLFLELNSTHGTTFLVVTHNREMASRFHRRFHIRDGHLHQER
- a CDS encoding lipoprotein-releasing ABC transporter permease subunit, translating into MRSFEWMVAMRHLRSRKSNAFVSVITVISVLGVMVGVAALITVIAVMTGFSSYMQDRILGTTSHILVTGVDGISRVDKVMAEILEQEGVVAAAPYVMGQSLLKVEGAVTGVVVRGIDPALEAQVTELAADMIRGSMAELTDDGIAIGVELARQHGLKAGDTVTLVSPSEISSPFGMVPLMERFTVRGIFDTGMYEYDTGLVLVTLGAARSFFDMGESVSGIAVKTDDIYMTHEISDRIQKTVGYSYWVRDWREMNQNLFSALKLEKITMFIILTLIIVVAAFNIIGTLILVVMEKGREIAILKAMGATRKNIGRIFMLEGLIIGLGGTVLGLAMGLVLCYVLANYQFVELPASVYYVTTLPVKVQILDILAICLAAVTVSFVATVYPARRASLLNPVEILRYE